A stretch of Microbacterium sp. LWH3-1.2 DNA encodes these proteins:
- a CDS encoding GNAT family N-acetyltransferase: protein MAETATPPGIDIRFLDTVEEVHRASAVLAEVWGGDRGGMPPNLLRALAHAGNYAVGLYDQDRMVGASVAFFAEPAARSMHSHITGVLSDHQSQGLGRVLKRHQQEWALARGVGHITWTFDPLVARNAHFNLRVLGTRVTEYLVNHYGPMDDGVNRGDETDRIMVSWALAAPPVPTPADERVVASVEIPHDIETLRSETPVDAAVWRARVREQLVGHLADGLVVGGFDDARGYLLVRP, encoded by the coding sequence ATGGCCGAGACCGCGACGCCGCCCGGCATCGACATCCGTTTCCTCGACACCGTCGAAGAGGTCCACCGCGCCTCCGCCGTGCTCGCCGAGGTTTGGGGCGGGGACCGGGGCGGAATGCCCCCGAACCTGCTGCGTGCGCTCGCCCACGCCGGCAACTACGCGGTCGGCCTGTACGACCAGGACCGCATGGTCGGAGCATCCGTCGCGTTCTTCGCGGAGCCTGCCGCACGCTCGATGCACAGCCATATCACCGGCGTGCTCTCCGACCACCAGTCGCAGGGACTCGGCCGCGTCCTGAAACGGCATCAGCAGGAGTGGGCGCTCGCGCGAGGCGTGGGCCACATCACATGGACCTTCGACCCCCTCGTCGCCCGCAACGCCCACTTCAACCTGCGCGTGCTCGGCACCCGGGTCACCGAGTACCTCGTCAACCACTACGGGCCTATGGACGACGGCGTCAACCGCGGCGATGAGACCGACCGCATCATGGTGTCGTGGGCGCTCGCCGCGCCGCCGGTGCCCACCCCCGCGGACGAGCGGGTGGTCGCGTCGGTCGAGATCCCGCACGATATCGAGACCCTCCGCAGTGAGACGCCGGTGGATGCTGCGGTCTGGCGCGCGCGCGTGCGCGAGCAGCTCGTCGGGCACCTCGCCGACGGCCTCGTCGTCGGCGGCTTCGACGACGCTCGCGGGTATCTGCTCGTCCGCCCCTGA
- a CDS encoding Gfo/Idh/MocA family protein: MIGYGFMGAAHSQGWRVAPRFFDLALKPSMDVVVGRDASAVAAAADKWGWRESATDWRAVISRDDIDLVDIVTPGDTHAQIAIAALEAGKHVLCEKPLANSVAEAEAMTDAAARAAARGVRSMVGFTYRRVPAATFARDLIAAGRIGEVRQVRAEYLQDWLMDAEAPLTWRMQKERAGSGALGDIGAHALDLTEYITGQRVETVSGILETIVSERPLLGEGVGLSGTALQERGAVTVDDLALFTGRLSSGALASFEATRFRTGRKNALRVEVAGSLGAISFDLESMNELGFYDATLPETEQGFRRILVTEHDHPYLAPWWPTGHMLGYEHGFSHQVADLVTAIASGTQPEPSFEDGLHIQRVLDAVERSSNNGSAWTPTGG, from the coding sequence ATGATCGGGTACGGCTTCATGGGTGCCGCCCACTCGCAAGGCTGGCGTGTCGCGCCACGCTTCTTCGACCTGGCACTGAAGCCGTCGATGGACGTCGTCGTGGGGAGGGATGCATCTGCGGTGGCGGCCGCTGCCGACAAGTGGGGCTGGCGCGAGAGCGCCACCGACTGGCGCGCGGTCATCAGCCGTGACGACATCGACCTCGTCGACATCGTCACGCCGGGCGACACGCACGCCCAGATCGCGATCGCCGCGCTCGAAGCAGGCAAGCACGTGCTCTGCGAGAAACCTCTGGCAAACAGCGTGGCCGAGGCCGAAGCGATGACGGATGCCGCCGCGCGGGCAGCAGCCCGCGGTGTTCGCTCGATGGTGGGCTTCACCTACCGGCGGGTGCCCGCAGCCACGTTCGCGCGCGACCTCATCGCCGCCGGCCGCATCGGCGAGGTCCGCCAGGTGCGCGCGGAGTACCTGCAGGATTGGCTGATGGACGCCGAGGCGCCGCTCACCTGGCGGATGCAGAAGGAGCGCGCGGGCTCCGGTGCCCTCGGCGACATCGGCGCCCACGCGCTCGATCTGACCGAGTACATCACGGGCCAGCGTGTCGAGACCGTCTCCGGCATCCTCGAGACGATCGTGAGCGAGCGTCCGCTGCTCGGCGAAGGTGTCGGTCTCTCCGGCACCGCGCTGCAGGAGCGTGGCGCCGTCACGGTGGATGATCTCGCGCTCTTCACCGGCCGCCTCTCCTCGGGCGCTCTCGCCTCGTTCGAGGCGACCCGCTTCCGCACCGGCCGCAAGAACGCTCTCCGCGTCGAAGTCGCCGGCTCCCTCGGGGCGATCTCGTTCGACCTCGAGAGCATGAACGAGCTGGGGTTCTATGACGCGACCCTCCCCGAGACCGAACAGGGTTTCCGCCGGATCCTCGTGACCGAGCACGACCACCCCTACCTCGCGCCGTGGTGGCCGACGGGGCACATGCTCGGCTACGAGCACGGTTTCAGCCACCAGGTCGCCGACCTCGTGACGGCGATCGCCTCGGGCACGCAGCCCGAGCCGTCGTTCGAGGACGGCCTCCACATTCAGCGCGTTCTGGACGCGGTCGAGCGCAGTTCGAACAACGGCAGCGCCTGGACGCCCACGGGAGGCTGA
- a CDS encoding substrate-binding domain-containing protein → MRSHLKVRTRLLLTGTAVVAAVGLLAGCTGTGADEDDVTDQGTTSEENAESGDTVVIGFSGPAADHGWLGAINSGAQAAADSFDDVDLRVAEGTNDPIAQIAAVETFVNDGVDAIVLLPTDGAALTEAAIAAMEAGIPVINVDREFSSPFAARTTILGDNYGMGVSAGTYICEQLGDNPDAVVAEIAGIDSLPLTQDRSEGFADALEDCGLEVSARVAADFTVAGGEAAASQLLSANPKIDAIWNHDDDQGVGVLAAIDSAGRDEFFMMGGAGSRSAMEAIEADDTVLKATVIYPSTQAADGVALARLIAQSKTMGDLITPSIPNRVVLDAPVVTKDNVDQYIDLSFE, encoded by the coding sequence ATGCGCTCACACCTGAAGGTGCGCACACGGCTGCTGCTGACCGGAACCGCCGTCGTCGCGGCCGTCGGACTTCTCGCCGGCTGCACCGGCACCGGCGCGGACGAGGACGACGTCACTGACCAGGGAACGACGTCGGAGGAGAACGCCGAGTCGGGCGACACGGTCGTCATCGGCTTCTCGGGCCCCGCCGCCGACCACGGCTGGCTCGGCGCGATCAACTCGGGCGCCCAAGCGGCTGCCGACAGCTTCGACGACGTGGACCTCCGCGTCGCCGAGGGCACGAACGACCCGATCGCCCAGATCGCCGCGGTCGAGACCTTCGTCAACGACGGCGTCGACGCGATCGTGCTGCTGCCGACCGACGGCGCCGCCCTCACCGAGGCCGCCATCGCCGCGATGGAGGCCGGCATACCGGTCATCAACGTCGACCGCGAGTTCTCCAGCCCGTTCGCTGCGCGCACGACGATTCTGGGCGACAACTACGGCATGGGGGTGAGCGCCGGCACGTACATCTGCGAGCAGCTCGGTGACAACCCCGACGCCGTCGTCGCCGAGATCGCCGGCATCGACTCGCTGCCGCTGACGCAGGACCGGTCGGAGGGATTCGCGGACGCACTCGAGGACTGCGGCCTGGAAGTCTCCGCCCGCGTCGCCGCCGACTTCACCGTCGCCGGCGGTGAGGCCGCGGCATCCCAGCTGCTCTCCGCCAACCCGAAGATCGATGCCATCTGGAACCACGACGACGACCAGGGCGTCGGCGTCCTGGCGGCGATCGACTCGGCCGGTCGCGACGAGTTCTTCATGATGGGCGGTGCGGGCAGCCGCAGCGCGATGGAGGCGATCGAGGCCGACGACACGGTGCTCAAGGCGACGGTCATCTACCCGTCGACGCAGGCCGCCGACGGCGTCGCGCTCGCCCGCCTGATCGCTCAGAGCAAGACGATGGGCGACCTCATCACGCCGAGCATCCCCAACCGGGTGGTGCTCGACGCCCCCGTCGTGACGAAGGACAACGTCGACCAGTACATCGACCTGTCGTTCGAATAA
- a CDS encoding sugar ABC transporter ATP-binding protein, with amino-acid sequence MTKSFAGVRALRGVDLDVRAGEVHCILGQNGAGKSTLIKTLAGVHRPDEGVISWLGEQVEISNPEAAIELGIATMYQELDVVDGLTIAENIFLGHELSRGGFTKRSEAARQTRELLRRLGHAKLSPHAEVGTLSAANKQIVSMARALSHDIKLIIMDEPSAVLDTEEVKNLFHVVRELTASGIAVVYITHRLEEIRQIGDRITVLKDGRSMASGIPVSGTPTAELIKLMTGREVANVFPAPAPVPADAPVVLEVEDLALSGVFEDVSFSVRAGEIVGLAGLVGSGRSEILETIYGARRSTNGTVNVTGAQLRRGSVVAAVNAGIGLSPEERKSQGLVLDEPVYFNVTLASMRRFARAGFLDERRARTAARAQIESLELRPADPDRPTITLSGGNQQKILLARWLVHGTKVLLLDEPTRGVDVGARAEIYALIRELAAAGNAIVVVSSEIEEVLGLADTVLVVADGRILDTRPASQIDEHGVLDLVMKGTAA; translated from the coding sequence GTGACGAAATCGTTCGCGGGAGTCCGGGCGCTGCGGGGTGTCGACCTCGACGTGCGCGCCGGCGAGGTGCACTGCATCCTCGGGCAGAACGGTGCCGGAAAGTCGACGCTCATCAAGACGCTCGCCGGCGTCCACCGTCCCGACGAGGGCGTGATCTCCTGGCTCGGCGAGCAGGTCGAGATCTCCAACCCTGAAGCCGCGATCGAACTGGGCATCGCGACGATGTACCAGGAGTTGGATGTCGTGGACGGTCTGACGATCGCCGAGAACATCTTCCTGGGCCACGAGCTCTCACGCGGCGGCTTCACCAAGCGCTCGGAGGCCGCCCGGCAGACGCGCGAGCTGCTGCGCAGGCTCGGGCACGCCAAGCTGTCGCCGCACGCCGAGGTCGGAACGCTCAGTGCTGCCAACAAGCAGATCGTGAGCATGGCGCGCGCCCTCTCGCACGACATCAAGCTGATCATCATGGACGAGCCCTCCGCGGTGCTCGACACCGAAGAGGTGAAGAATCTCTTCCACGTCGTCAGGGAGCTGACCGCGTCGGGCATCGCTGTCGTGTACATCACGCATCGCCTGGAAGAGATCCGCCAGATCGGCGACCGCATCACGGTCCTGAAGGACGGCAGGTCGATGGCGAGCGGCATCCCCGTCTCGGGCACGCCGACCGCGGAGCTGATCAAGCTCATGACCGGTCGTGAAGTCGCGAACGTCTTCCCGGCCCCCGCCCCGGTCCCGGCCGACGCCCCGGTCGTGCTCGAGGTGGAGGACCTGGCGCTGTCCGGCGTCTTCGAGGACGTGTCGTTCTCGGTTCGCGCCGGTGAGATCGTGGGGCTCGCGGGTCTCGTCGGATCGGGACGCTCCGAGATCCTCGAGACCATCTACGGAGCACGCCGCTCGACGAACGGCACGGTGAATGTCACCGGTGCCCAGCTCCGCCGCGGATCGGTCGTCGCGGCGGTGAATGCGGGAATCGGCCTCTCGCCGGAAGAGCGCAAGAGCCAGGGGCTGGTGCTCGATGAACCGGTCTACTTCAACGTCACGCTCGCATCGATGAGGCGGTTCGCGAGGGCAGGATTCCTCGACGAGCGCCGCGCACGGACTGCGGCCCGCGCACAGATCGAGTCGCTCGAGCTGCGCCCCGCCGACCCCGACCGTCCCACGATCACGCTCTCAGGCGGAAATCAGCAGAAGATCCTGCTCGCGCGCTGGCTCGTGCACGGCACGAAGGTGCTGCTGCTCGACGAACCGACGCGAGGCGTCGACGTCGGCGCGCGCGCCGAGATCTACGCTCTCATCCGCGAGCTCGCCGCAGCGGGGAACGCCATCGTGGTGGTCTCGAGCGAGATCGAGGAGGTGCTCGGTCTCGCCGACACCGTCCTCGTCGTCGCCGACGGCCGCATCCTCGACACCCGCCCTGCCTCCCAGATCGATGAGCACGGTGTGCTCGACCTCGTCATGAAAGGAACCGCCGCGTGA
- a CDS encoding ABC transporter permease, producing the protein MTEQTTGTAGVPTASEAPPPAGEPETTRRSGLRRVLSGSVGRNLGLVVALLLLVIVGAVTAPDTFLSVSNTLTILRQASILGVVAIGMTLVITAGGIDLSVGSVLGLASVVATLAAIQDLSDQIHWVLMIVIALLVGVAAGLINGIVIAYGKVVAFMATLAMLIAARGLAEVLAERRTLQVKDRDFIQFLNLDIIGVDILIWIFAIVAAIGWVVLNRTTFGRRTVAIGGNREAARLAGINVKRHTMWLYAISGLCAGIAAIMYLGRTTAGTSTHGTLLELDAIAAVVVGGTLLVGGRGTITGTVFGVLIFTTLTNVFVQNNLNSSIQAVVKGVIIVIAVLLQQRFARPTGRAT; encoded by the coding sequence GTGACTGAGCAGACCACTGGGACCGCAGGAGTCCCCACCGCCAGCGAGGCGCCGCCGCCCGCGGGCGAACCGGAGACCACCCGGAGATCCGGCCTGCGCCGCGTGCTCTCGGGGTCGGTCGGACGCAACCTCGGTCTCGTCGTCGCACTGCTGCTGCTCGTGATCGTGGGTGCGGTCACCGCGCCCGACACCTTCTTGAGCGTGAGCAACACGCTCACGATCCTGCGCCAGGCGTCGATCCTCGGTGTCGTGGCCATCGGCATGACCCTCGTCATCACCGCGGGCGGCATCGACCTGTCTGTCGGCTCGGTCCTCGGTCTCGCGTCGGTCGTCGCGACGCTGGCCGCCATCCAGGATCTCTCCGATCAGATCCACTGGGTCCTCATGATCGTGATCGCACTGCTCGTCGGCGTCGCGGCCGGGCTGATCAACGGCATCGTGATCGCGTACGGCAAGGTCGTCGCCTTCATGGCGACGCTGGCGATGCTGATCGCCGCCCGCGGACTGGCCGAGGTCCTGGCGGAGCGTCGCACGCTCCAGGTGAAGGACCGCGACTTCATCCAGTTCTTGAACCTCGACATCATCGGGGTCGACATCCTCATCTGGATCTTCGCGATCGTCGCCGCGATCGGCTGGGTCGTGCTCAACCGCACCACGTTCGGCCGCCGCACCGTCGCGATCGGCGGCAACCGCGAGGCCGCTCGCCTGGCGGGGATCAACGTCAAGCGGCACACCATGTGGCTCTACGCGATCTCGGGGCTGTGCGCCGGCATCGCCGCGATCATGTACCTCGGCCGCACGACAGCCGGCACCTCCACGCACGGCACGCTTCTCGAGCTCGACGCGATCGCAGCCGTCGTCGTCGGCGGCACGCTGCTCGTCGGCGGTCGAGGAACCATCACGGGGACCGTGTTCGGCGTCCTCATCTTCACGACGCTGACCAACGTGTTCGTGCAGAACAACCTGAACTCGTCGATCCAGGCCGTCGTCAAGGGCGTCATCATCGTCATCGCGGTGCTCCTGCAGCAGCGCTTCGCCAGGCCAACGGGTCGCGCGACGTGA
- a CDS encoding ROK family transcriptional regulator — protein sequence MELFQLLRDGVPRTRAQLAKSTGLSRSTIAARVEELMRMGLIMPVADAASTGGRPPSQFALNPSARVVLAVDIGASHATVAVMDLTGAILSARTESLAVADGPERVLTWVIDAAGTILEEAGRDIRSLVAIGIGVPGPVEHSTGQPVNPPIMPGWNRFDVPGWVQQHLQVPVLVDNDVNIMALGERATAWPRAAHLMFVKVATGIGAGVISGGELQRGAQGVAGDIGHVRVARASAVVCHCGNQGCLEAIASGPAIARALRAQGVEAENGDDVVALVHRGNLDAIQAVRQAGRDIGEVLTTCVSLMNPSVIAMGGSMSRVGEHLIAGVREVVYTRSMPLATEHLAIVPSAAAENAAVIGAGMLAIEHALSPEAFHSLAG from the coding sequence ATGGAGCTGTTCCAGCTGCTGCGGGACGGCGTTCCGCGCACGCGCGCACAGCTGGCGAAGTCGACCGGGCTCTCCCGGTCGACCATCGCCGCGCGCGTCGAGGAGCTCATGCGGATGGGACTCATCATGCCGGTGGCGGATGCCGCCTCCACCGGCGGGCGGCCCCCTTCGCAGTTCGCGCTCAATCCGAGCGCGCGGGTCGTGCTCGCCGTCGACATCGGCGCATCGCACGCCACCGTCGCCGTGATGGACCTCACGGGCGCGATCCTGTCGGCCCGCACCGAGTCCCTCGCCGTCGCGGACGGGCCCGAGCGGGTGCTCACGTGGGTGATCGACGCGGCGGGCACGATCCTCGAGGAGGCCGGCCGGGACATCCGCTCGCTGGTGGCGATCGGCATCGGGGTGCCCGGTCCCGTGGAGCACTCGACCGGGCAGCCGGTCAACCCGCCGATCATGCCGGGGTGGAACCGGTTCGACGTGCCCGGGTGGGTCCAGCAGCACCTGCAGGTGCCGGTCCTGGTCGACAACGACGTCAACATCATGGCGCTCGGCGAGCGTGCGACCGCGTGGCCGAGGGCGGCGCACCTCATGTTCGTCAAGGTCGCGACGGGGATCGGCGCCGGTGTCATCTCGGGTGGTGAGCTGCAGCGGGGCGCTCAGGGCGTCGCCGGCGACATCGGGCACGTGCGAGTGGCGCGCGCCTCGGCGGTCGTGTGCCACTGCGGCAATCAGGGATGTCTCGAGGCCATCGCGTCCGGGCCCGCCATCGCCCGCGCACTGCGCGCCCAGGGTGTGGAAGCAGAGAACGGTGACGACGTCGTGGCGCTGGTGCACCGGGGCAATCTCGACGCGATCCAGGCGGTGCGCCAGGCCGGCCGCGACATCGGCGAGGTGCTGACGACGTGCGTGAGCCTCATGAACCCGTCGGTCATCGCCATGGGCGGCTCGATGTCACGCGTCGGGGAGCATCTCATCGCGGGTGTCCGCGAGGTCGTCTACACGCGGTCGATGCCACTGGCCACCGAGCACCTCGCCATCGTGCCGTCGGCGGCGGCCGAGAACGCGGCCGTCATCGGGGCCGGGATGCTGGCGATCGAGCACGCCCTCTCGCCCGAGGCCTTCCACTCGCTCGCCGGCTGA
- a CDS encoding Gfo/Idh/MocA family protein has product MASELRIGILGAGGIAERAMVEPARDVDGVRVVAIGARDPERARAFAERLELPKHGDYETILSDPDIDLVYLALPPITHAQWAIRALRAGKHVLCEKPLSVNGTTASAIADAAAATGRRAFVVPQWGAALRVTAGDEPLLEEKAAEGENSYARQVEHLVAVLADGSPSILDARRGVGTMRVVDEIYRAAGLEPR; this is encoded by the coding sequence ATGGCTTCGGAACTCCGCATCGGCATTCTGGGCGCCGGCGGCATCGCGGAAAGGGCCATGGTGGAGCCCGCCCGCGATGTGGACGGTGTTCGTGTCGTCGCGATCGGCGCACGGGACCCTGAGCGCGCTCGAGCCTTCGCCGAGCGGCTGGAACTGCCGAAGCACGGTGATTACGAGACGATCCTGTCGGATCCCGACATCGACCTCGTGTATCTCGCACTCCCGCCGATCACCCACGCCCAGTGGGCGATACGTGCCCTGCGAGCGGGGAAGCACGTCCTCTGCGAGAAGCCGCTGTCGGTGAACGGCACGACCGCGTCAGCCATCGCCGACGCCGCTGCCGCGACGGGTCGGCGGGCATTCGTCGTGCCGCAGTGGGGAGCCGCGCTGCGCGTCACCGCGGGCGATGAGCCTCTTCTGGAGGAGAAGGCCGCCGAGGGCGAGAACAGCTACGCGCGCCAGGTGGAGCACCTCGTCGCCGTGCTGGCGGATGGCTCTCCCAGCATCCTCGACGCCCGGCGCGGGGTCGGCACGATGCGTGTCGTCGACGAGATCTACCGCGCCGCGGGACTCGAGCCTCGCTGA
- a CDS encoding ThuA domain-containing protein codes for MTDVLNVLILSGHMTREHDNEFRSFRLHNQWLTTLLEDTGRFRVRVVEDPRGLGAEVIDKYDAVIVEFEGRDGYFDKAIGFGPETDAALLKFVHDDGKGIVWLHGSAAQEDDWGYPEECNVMRGSRLTVAGGLRPRPWGEAQLDTVDPRHPITDGIGARWSVTGDDILTGVTIGHDIDTFRRIEFISMFPRGVEWAATGEVSLEGPDRRGERRFLPWPYYNREG; via the coding sequence ATGACCGACGTGCTGAACGTGCTCATCCTCTCGGGTCACATGACCCGTGAGCACGACAACGAGTTCCGCAGCTTCCGGCTGCACAACCAGTGGCTCACGACGCTGCTCGAAGACACCGGGCGCTTCCGGGTACGGGTCGTCGAAGACCCGCGCGGGCTCGGAGCAGAGGTGATCGACAAGTACGACGCCGTCATCGTCGAGTTCGAGGGTCGCGACGGCTACTTCGACAAGGCGATCGGATTCGGCCCGGAGACGGATGCCGCGCTCCTGAAGTTCGTCCACGACGACGGCAAGGGCATCGTCTGGTTGCACGGCTCTGCCGCGCAGGAGGACGACTGGGGCTACCCGGAGGAGTGCAACGTCATGCGCGGCTCGCGGCTCACCGTGGCGGGCGGTCTCCGGCCCCGGCCGTGGGGTGAGGCGCAGCTCGACACGGTCGATCCGCGGCATCCCATCACCGACGGCATCGGCGCGCGCTGGTCCGTCACTGGCGACGACATCCTCACCGGCGTCACCATCGGCCACGACATCGACACCTTCCGGCGGATCGAGTTCATCAGCATGTTCCCGCGCGGTGTGGAGTGGGCGGCGACCGGTGAGGTGTCGCTCGAGGGTCCCGATCGCCGCGGCGAGCGCCGGTTCCTGCCCTGGCCCTACTACAACCGCGAGGGCTGA
- a CDS encoding sugar phosphate isomerase/epimerase family protein, with amino-acid sequence MPRPITLFTGQWADLPFEEVARLAGEWGFDGLEIACWGDHIDVSRWDDAEYVQSRKDILERNGLKVWAISNHLTGQAVCDDPIDVRHKDILPARVWGDGEPEGVRQRAAEDMKNTARFAAKLGVKTVNGFTGSSIWKAVAMFPPASDEWIAAGYQDFADRWNPILDVFEEVGVRFGLEVHPSEIAYDYWTAKATLEAIGHRESFGLNFDPSHFMWQQLDPVAFVLDFADHIFHVHVKESITNLDGRNGVLGSHLPWANPRRGWTFVSTGHGAVPWEPLFRALNAIGYDGPTSIEWEDAGMDRLDGAPEAIEFVRKLNAITPPAAAFDAAFSTKTD; translated from the coding sequence ATGCCTCGTCCGATCACCCTCTTCACGGGCCAGTGGGCCGATCTGCCGTTCGAAGAAGTCGCACGGCTCGCCGGCGAATGGGGCTTCGACGGCCTCGAGATCGCCTGCTGGGGCGACCATATCGACGTGTCCCGGTGGGACGATGCGGAGTACGTGCAGTCCCGCAAGGACATCCTCGAGCGCAACGGCCTGAAGGTGTGGGCCATCTCGAACCACCTCACCGGGCAGGCGGTGTGCGACGACCCGATCGACGTGCGGCACAAGGACATCCTGCCGGCCAGGGTGTGGGGCGACGGTGAGCCCGAGGGGGTGCGTCAGCGGGCCGCGGAGGACATGAAGAACACGGCCCGTTTCGCCGCGAAGCTGGGCGTCAAGACGGTGAACGGCTTCACAGGCTCGTCCATCTGGAAGGCGGTCGCGATGTTCCCGCCGGCGTCCGACGAGTGGATCGCCGCCGGATACCAGGATTTCGCCGACCGGTGGAACCCGATCCTCGACGTCTTCGAGGAGGTCGGCGTGCGGTTCGGCCTGGAGGTGCACCCGAGCGAGATCGCGTACGACTACTGGACCGCCAAGGCCACCCTGGAGGCGATCGGGCACCGCGAGAGCTTCGGCCTGAACTTCGACCCGTCGCACTTCATGTGGCAGCAGCTGGATCCCGTGGCGTTCGTCCTGGACTTCGCGGACCACATCTTCCACGTGCACGTGAAGGAGTCGATCACCAACCTCGACGGACGCAACGGCGTGCTCGGATCGCACCTGCCCTGGGCGAACCCGCGTCGCGGCTGGACGTTCGTCTCGACCGGGCACGGCGCCGTGCCGTGGGAGCCGCTGTTCCGCGCGCTCAACGCGATCGGCTACGACGGACCCACCTCGATCGAGTGGGAGGACGCCGGCATGGACCGCCTCGACGGCGCGCCTGAGGCGATCGAGTTCGTGCGCAAGCTCAACGCGATCACACCCCCCGCCGCAGCGTTCGACGCCGCCTTCTCGACCAAGACCGACTAG